The Ktedonobacterales bacterium DNA segment GCATGTGTTCAGGAGTCACCTGATGCCACAGCAAGTCATATCCAGAGGCACGCGCCAGAAACAACAGAAACATCCGCTGAGTCCGCCCATTGCCCTCACGGAATGGATGCAGAGCGTTCAGTTCGCCAAGGTAATAAGCGGCTCGTTCTGTAAAACGTTCACGAGGTAAGCCATGTAGATGCTTTTCTTGCTTCAGACGCATAAAAAGCGCGTGGGCGGAACTTTCCAGATAACGGTGACTCGCAAAATACGAGCGATCTTTGACAATATCAATCATGCGCAGTTCTCCGGCCCAGGGGTAAATATCCTGAAAAATGGAGCGATGAATGGCTTGCAGGTGGGCCAGATCAAACCGGCCTAATAGCGGCTGGGCTTCGAGTTCGCTGATCCTAATGGCGGTCAGGACGGTCTCTGCTTCTTGCAACTGGGCAGCGTTATGGATATTCAGTTTGTTTACCAGGACACCTGGATATTGGGAATATTCGTAGGGGTCTGGTGGGAGGCTGGAGTTCAAGATGAGCGCCTGATATGGTCTAGCAACTGAAGGCGCAGTTCATCGAGCGTCAATTCGCCACGAATATAGCGCTCAGCTTCTTCCCAATAGAAGGAAGGCAGGGCCAGGCCCTCAAGGCGCACCTGGGTCACACCTTGCTCAATAATAGCACGGCGACGTTGCTGTTCTTCAGGCGAAAGGGAAGACGCCAAAGCCTGGGAAGGGTTCATTACCAGCACTCTCCTCTCATCTAATAGTATACCACAAGGATATCATAAAGCTGGCATGAGCAGTTATACGCTGCTGTGGCCGTTTCTTGACTTCTGGAAAGTTTAGTGCTAAACTTTTGGGCAGGAAGGAAGAGGGCGCGGCCTTGGGGCTGGGGGGCATGCCTTCTGCGGCGCCTCTTTTTTAGCGGAAGTGTGTAGACCTGAGCGGTTGAGATACCGAACGAGCGTATCAAGTGAGAAGGAGGGATGTGATGGAACTTGGTGGGATTCATCACATTACGGCTATTACGGGGCATGCGTCGCAGAACGTGGCCTTTTATACGCAGGTGTTGGGGATGCGGCTGGTGAAGAAGACGGTGAACCAGGATGATGTGTCGGCGTATCATCTGTTCTATGGGGATGAGATTGGGCATCCGGGGACGGAACTGACGTTTTTTGATTGGCCGCTGGCGGGGGAGAATCGCCCTGGCGTTGGGACGATTTCGGCGATTGCGTTTGGGGTACGCGGGCGCGCGGCGCTGGAGTGGTGGGAGCAGCGGCTGGAGCGTTTCCAGGTAGCGCACGATGGGATTCAGACGCGCGGCGCTGACGAGCGGGCTGTGCTGGCGTTCCGCGATCCTGAAGGGCAGCGGCTTGAACTGATTGACGATGGCGGGCGGATGGCGGGGCAGCCCTGGAAGGGGAGTCCGGTCCCGGCAGAGATGGGGATTCGCGGCCTGTACGCGGTCAGGCTGACGCTGAGGGAGACGGGGCCGAGCGCCCGGCTGCTGACGGAGACGCTGGGGTTCCGGCAGGGGGGGACGTATCAGTCTGCTGAGCAGCATACGGTGACGGTCTTCGAGGTGGGGCCAGGGGGGCCAGGGACGGAGGTACATCTGGAGGCGCGCCCGGATGTGCCGCATGGGCGTCCGGGGATTGGCGGCGTGCATCATGTGGCGTTTCGCACGCCCGACGATGAGGAACAGCGCCTCTGGCGGGCGCGGGTGGTTGAGGCTGGTCGGCAGGTGACGCCGTTCATCAATCGCTTCTACTTCCATTCGATCTATTTCCGCGAGCCAGGCGGGGTACTCTTCGAGATTGCTACGGATGGTCCGGGCTTCGCTACGGATGAAGACCCGGAGCATCTTGGCGAGGCGCTGGCTCTGCCGCCTTTCCTGGAGGGACACCGAAAGGAGATTGAAGCGGGCCTGCGTCCGATTACGCCGTATACGTTTGCGATGGCAGAGTGAGCACAAGAGGATAGACAGCCGCCCCCGCTTGCGCAAGCGGGGGCGGCTGTCTGTTGGCGGCGCGCAGGGTTGGGGGAGATGGTACACTGAGAGAACGTATTGCAGGGCTTTCATAGAGGAAAGGTACAATGGATAAAAGTATGCTGATTTGTCTGGCGCATCCAGATGATGAGGTTGGCTGCGCTCCGCTGGTGGCGCGCTACGTGGCTGAGGGCGCGAAAGCGACGCTGATCTGCGCGACAAATGGGGATGTGGGCGATGTCGAGGAGAAGTTTTTGCGGGATTATGCTTCTATTGCGGCGCTGCGCCTGGCAGAACTGAACTGCGCGACGAGGGCGATTGGCTTTACGGAGGTTGTGACCTTTGGCTACCGCGACAGCGGGATGATGGGCAGCGCCGACAACGAGGATGCGACTAGTCTGTGGCAGGCGCCGCTGGAGGAAGTGACCGGGCGAGTGCTGGAGGTGATGCGCCGGGTGCGCCCGCAGGTGGTGATTACGTTCAATACGTTTGGGGGCTATGGGCATCCCGATCATATCAAGATGAACCAGGCGACTGTGGCGGCTTTCGAGCGGTTGCAGACGGAGGGGGAGCATCCCGAAAAGCTGTACTATACGACGTTCCCCCAACGGGTCTTGCGCGTGGGGTTGGTGGTGATGAAGGCGCTGCGGCAGAATCCGCGCAAAGCAGGCAAGAACCATGATATGGACCTGAAGGCGACTGTGGATGCGATGACGCCGGTGACGACGAGGGTTCCGATTGACGGGTATCAGGCTTCGCTGCGGGCTGCTATGCGCTGCCATGCCAGCCAGATTCAGCGTTCCGCGCTGGGAGATCTGCTGAGCCGTCCGTTCAGCCGTCTGTTCCTGCGCAATCTTACGCTGTCGCGGGTGTATCCGGCAGCGCAGCCGCAGGAACGCATGGAGCGCGATCTGTTTGCGAACCTGCCAGTTCCGAGCGCGGCGCTGCCATCGGAGGCGTAGCAAACGAATATTGCGTTTATTGCGTTTATTGCGATTTGGGCCAGAGGGAGAGGAGATTGAGACGCCCGAATCGTTCTTTCAGGTCTTGCGGCAGGTGGTCCACCAGATGGCGCAGGAGGCGGCGGATATTCTGCACGTTTCGCGGCCCTTCCTGGTCAAGCTGTTGGAAGAAGGGCAGATTCCTTACTTCAGGACAGGTACGCACCGACGTATCCACTTTCAGGATGTGATGGCCTACAAAGTGCGCCGCGATGCCGAGCGGCGTGAGGCGCTGGACGAGCTAACGCGATTGGGCCAGGAGATGGGATTGTACGATGAATAGCAAGCTTGCTATTCATCTTTCTCTGGCTTACCA contains these protein-coding regions:
- a CDS encoding Fic family protein is translated as MNSSLPPDPYEYSQYPGVLVNKLNIHNAAQLQEAETVLTAIRISELEAQPLLGRFDLAHLQAIHRSIFQDIYPWAGELRMIDIVKDRSYFASHRYLESSAHALFMRLKQEKHLHGLPRERFTERAAYYLGELNALHPFREGNGRTQRMFLLFLARASGYDLLWHQVTPEHMLRASEASLLQGNNQEFTQMFLDITIPLPLS
- a CDS encoding antitoxin VbhA family protein, yielding MNPSQALASSLSPEEQQRRRAIIEQGVTQVRLEGLALPSFYWEEAERYIRGELTLDELRLQLLDHIRRSS
- a CDS encoding ring-cleaving dioxygenase, producing MELGGIHHITAITGHASQNVAFYTQVLGMRLVKKTVNQDDVSAYHLFYGDEIGHPGTELTFFDWPLAGENRPGVGTISAIAFGVRGRAALEWWEQRLERFQVAHDGIQTRGADERAVLAFRDPEGQRLELIDDGGRMAGQPWKGSPVPAEMGIRGLYAVRLTLRETGPSARLLTETLGFRQGGTYQSAEQHTVTVFEVGPGGPGTEVHLEARPDVPHGRPGIGGVHHVAFRTPDDEEQRLWRARVVEAGRQVTPFINRFYFHSIYFREPGGVLFEIATDGPGFATDEDPEHLGEALALPPFLEGHRKEIEAGLRPITPYTFAMAE
- a CDS encoding PIG-L family deacetylase, with amino-acid sequence MDKSMLICLAHPDDEVGCAPLVARYVAEGAKATLICATNGDVGDVEEKFLRDYASIAALRLAELNCATRAIGFTEVVTFGYRDSGMMGSADNEDATSLWQAPLEEVTGRVLEVMRRVRPQVVITFNTFGGYGHPDHIKMNQATVAAFERLQTEGEHPEKLYYTTFPQRVLRVGLVVMKALRQNPRKAGKNHDMDLKATVDAMTPVTTRVPIDGYQASLRAAMRCHASQIQRSALGDLLSRPFSRLFLRNLTLSRVYPAAQPQERMERDLFANLPVPSAALPSEA
- a CDS encoding excisionase family DNA-binding protein, encoding MRLLRFGPEGEEIETPESFFQVLRQVVHQMAQEAADILHVSRPFLVKLLEEGQIPYFRTGTHRRIHFQDVMAYKVRRDAERREALDELTRLGQEMGLYDE